One Kitasatospora sp. MAP12-44 DNA segment encodes these proteins:
- a CDS encoding type II toxin-antitoxin system VapC family toxin, which translates to MTGRAPRGLLDTCVIIDLQDIDPGFLPVEAAVSSIVLAELAQGVAMTRDPAEMMARAQRLADVEAAFAALPFDREAARRFGTLVALTVKAKRDPRPRRIDLMIAATAAAHGLPLFTRNAGDFKGLEQGVEIIPV; encoded by the coding sequence ATGACCGGCAGGGCGCCGCGAGGACTGCTGGATACCTGCGTGATCATCGATTTGCAGGACATCGATCCCGGCTTCCTTCCCGTGGAGGCAGCCGTCTCCTCAATCGTCCTGGCAGAGCTGGCGCAGGGCGTGGCCATGACGCGGGATCCAGCCGAGATGATGGCGCGAGCCCAGCGCCTGGCGGACGTCGAAGCAGCATTCGCGGCCTTGCCCTTCGATCGGGAGGCCGCCCGCAGATTCGGCACCCTGGTCGCACTCACCGTCAAGGCCAAGCGTGATCCCCGGCCCCGTCGGATAGATCTGATGATCGCCGCCACGGCGGCCGCGCACGGCCTCCCGCTCTTCACCCGAAACGCTGGCGACTTCAAAGGACTGGAACAGGGCGTCGAGATCATCCCTGTGTGA
- the hisF gene encoding imidazole glycerol phosphate synthase subunit HisF, whose amino-acid sequence MTLAVRVIPCLDVDAGRVVKGVNFQNLRDAGDPVEMAKLYDAEGADELTFLDITASSGSRETTYDVVRRTAEQVFIPLTVGGGIRAVEDVDKLLRAGADKVGVNTAAIARPELIREIAQRFGRQVLVLSVDARRCPPGTETASGYEVTTHGGRQGTGLDAVEWAGRAAELGAGEILLNSMDADGTKDGYDLEMIRAVRAAVAVPVIASGGAGKLGDFAPAVDAGADAVLAASVFHFGDLRIGEVKAALRESGHPVR is encoded by the coding sequence ATGACCCTCGCGGTCCGAGTGATCCCCTGTCTGGACGTCGACGCGGGCCGGGTGGTCAAGGGCGTCAACTTCCAGAACCTGCGCGACGCCGGCGACCCGGTCGAGATGGCCAAGCTCTACGACGCCGAGGGCGCCGACGAGTTGACGTTCCTCGACATCACCGCCTCGTCCGGCTCCCGGGAGACCACCTATGACGTGGTGCGCCGCACCGCCGAGCAGGTCTTCATCCCGCTGACGGTGGGCGGCGGCATCCGCGCCGTCGAGGACGTCGACAAGCTGCTGCGGGCCGGCGCCGACAAGGTCGGCGTCAACACCGCGGCGATCGCCCGCCCCGAGCTGATCCGCGAGATCGCTCAGCGCTTCGGCCGCCAGGTGCTGGTGCTCTCGGTCGACGCGCGGCGCTGCCCGCCCGGTACCGAGACCGCCTCCGGCTACGAGGTCACCACGCACGGCGGTCGGCAGGGCACCGGCCTGGACGCCGTCGAATGGGCGGGCCGGGCAGCCGAGTTGGGCGCGGGGGAGATCCTGCTCAACTCGATGGACGCGGACGGCACCAAGGACGGCTACGACCTGGAGATGATCCGCGCGGTGCGGGCGGCGGTCGCCGTCCCGGTGATCGCCTCGGGCGGCGCGGGCAAGCTCGGCGACTTCGCGCCGGCGGTGGACGCGGGTGCGGACGCGGTGCTGGCGGCGTCCGTCTTCCACTTCGGCGACCTGCGGATCGGCGAGGTCAAGGCGGCCCTGCGGGAGAGCGGGCACCCGGTGCGGTAG
- a CDS encoding ABC transporter ATP-binding protein translates to MSAGEALIEARDVELSFGQTPALRGADLSVAAGEIVAIMGPSGSGKSTLLHCLAGILTPDSGEIHFDGRRIDTLRETERSALRRDRFGFVFQFGQLVPELTAEENVALPLLLGGARRAAALSEARGWFGRLGLDGLESRRSGELSGGQAQRVALARGLVARPDVLFADEPTGSLDSLTGEQVMDLLVTAAREQGTTVVIVTHEPRVAACADREVVVRDGKATALGAGRAPGRTPAGTAP, encoded by the coding sequence ATGAGCGCCGGCGAAGCCCTCATCGAGGCCCGCGACGTCGAGCTGTCCTTCGGTCAGACCCCGGCTCTGCGCGGCGCCGACCTCTCCGTCGCCGCCGGCGAGATCGTCGCCATCATGGGTCCCAGCGGCTCGGGCAAGTCGACCCTGCTGCACTGCCTGGCGGGCATCCTCACCCCCGACAGCGGCGAGATCCACTTCGACGGCCGCCGGATCGACACCCTGCGCGAGACCGAGCGCAGCGCGCTGCGCCGCGACCGCTTCGGGTTCGTCTTCCAATTCGGCCAGCTCGTCCCCGAGTTGACCGCCGAGGAGAACGTCGCCCTGCCGCTGCTGCTGGGTGGTGCCCGCCGCGCCGCCGCCCTCAGCGAGGCCCGCGGCTGGTTCGGCCGCCTCGGGCTGGACGGCCTGGAGAGCAGGCGATCCGGTGAACTCTCCGGCGGGCAGGCCCAACGCGTGGCGCTGGCCCGCGGGTTGGTGGCCCGCCCCGACGTCCTGTTCGCCGACGAGCCCACCGGCTCGCTCGACTCGCTCACTGGCGAGCAGGTCATGGACCTGCTGGTCACGGCCGCCCGCGAGCAGGGCACCACCGTCGTCATCGTCACCCATGAACCCCGGGTCGCCGCCTGCGCCGACCGCGAGGTCGTGGTGCGCGACGGCAAAGCCACCGCGCTCGGCGCAGGACGAGCCCCCGGACGCACCCCCGCCGGGACCGCCCCGTGA
- a CDS encoding PhdYeFM domain-containing protein, producing the protein MKTITQRELTARSKAVLDDVEAGETYHITRNGTEIAEVRPLSARRRFVPVDELQRKWRHAPKVDAAGMRAEADEFFGADDLISDDDNPWERG; encoded by the coding sequence ATGAAGACCATCACCCAGCGGGAGCTGACCGCGCGCTCCAAGGCGGTGCTCGACGACGTCGAGGCAGGCGAGACCTACCACATCACTCGCAATGGCACCGAGATTGCCGAGGTGCGCCCGCTAAGCGCCCGGCGCCGCTTCGTCCCCGTGGACGAGCTCCAGCGGAAGTGGCGCCATGCGCCGAAGGTCGATGCTGCCGGGATGCGCGCGGAGGCCGACGAGTTCTTCGGCGCCGACGACCTCATCAGCGACGATGACAACCCATGGGAGCGCGGATGA
- a CDS encoding DUF2087 domain-containing protein: MSSSTASVAGLFSAAGRLSAIPRKSARREQLLTHLAETLFEPGRTYGEAEVNDALRTVHDDCSALRRYLVEAGKLSRTRDGSSYQRVAPLTQG; this comes from the coding sequence ATGTCCTCCAGCACCGCATCCGTCGCCGGCCTCTTCTCCGCCGCCGGGCGCCTGAGCGCGATTCCGCGCAAGTCGGCCCGCCGCGAGCAGTTGCTCACCCACCTCGCCGAGACCCTCTTCGAGCCGGGCCGCACGTACGGCGAGGCCGAGGTCAACGACGCCCTGCGCACGGTCCACGACGACTGCTCGGCCCTGCGCCGCTACCTCGTGGAGGCCGGGAAGCTGAGCCGCACGAGGGACGGCAGCAGCTACCAGCGGGTGGCGCCGCTCACACAGGGATGA
- a CDS encoding FtsX-like permease family protein, which yields MIRLGLRLTLAGGRDAAARLAIIAAAVALGVGLLLSTLAALNATTTQNSRYAWLNTGAAATPASSSADPLWWLLRADTFNGKVIARIDIAATGPHAPVPPGIPFLPAPGQFYASPALGKLMATTPAAELADRYPGHQVGTIGNSALPGPNSLVIVIGNRPDELANNRQAHQVTSILATPPSQCSDCVVGTKANGVDLILSVVAVALIFPVVILIGTATRLSATRREQRFAAMRLVGATPKQISMISAVESTVAAVVGMVAGLGVFFLIRPVMSATSFTPDRFFTSDLSLSPANLLLVVVGVPVAAALSARIALRRVQISPLGVTRKVTPRPPRAYRVIPLAAGIAELAYFVGRDPKTTTGQIQAFVPGILLVLGGLVIAGPWLTMAGARLMASHARRPALLVAGRRLSDDPRAGFRAVSGLILALCITSGAVGIITSLVAERHLPKGSEAVSTSLVDDFTHGLSPDRQPIGALAPLTDTALAQLRAIPGIQGVTEIRTNPLGTIDPSEGKLPPGVKPWVAGLASCAQLASTPAFSVCPAGAEAASVAPHFENIGFDPGDWPALWPAAAISAEQLQSLPVQEIVVATDGSVTATEQARTALANAYPTERPPTTISEERNWQYSELALYQRLADVVIVVSFPIAGCSLAVSVAGGLSDRKRPFSLLRLTGVRLGVLRRIVLLESAVPLLVVSVVAIGMGFLSAQLFLQAQFGYSVRAPGVEYYVITTLGLAASLGVIASTLPLLRRITGPEVARND from the coding sequence GTGATCCGACTCGGACTGCGCCTCACCCTCGCGGGCGGCCGCGACGCCGCCGCCCGCCTGGCGATCATCGCCGCCGCCGTCGCGCTCGGCGTCGGCCTGCTGCTCAGCACCCTGGCCGCGCTCAATGCCACCACCACCCAGAACAGCCGCTACGCCTGGCTCAACACCGGAGCGGCGGCCACCCCGGCCTCGTCCAGCGCGGACCCGCTGTGGTGGCTGCTCCGGGCCGACACCTTCAACGGCAAGGTCATTGCCCGGATCGACATAGCGGCCACCGGCCCGCACGCGCCGGTTCCGCCGGGTATCCCGTTCCTGCCGGCGCCCGGCCAGTTCTACGCCTCGCCGGCCCTCGGCAAGCTGATGGCCACCACCCCGGCCGCCGAGCTCGCGGACCGCTACCCGGGCCACCAGGTCGGCACGATCGGCAACTCCGCGCTGCCCGGGCCCAATTCGCTGGTCATCGTGATCGGGAACCGCCCCGACGAGCTCGCGAACAACCGCCAGGCCCACCAGGTCACCTCGATCCTGGCCACCCCACCCAGCCAGTGCTCCGACTGCGTGGTCGGCACCAAGGCCAACGGGGTGGACCTGATCCTCTCGGTCGTGGCGGTCGCGCTGATCTTCCCGGTGGTCATCCTGATCGGGACGGCGACCCGGCTCTCGGCAACCCGCCGCGAACAGCGCTTCGCCGCGATGCGGCTGGTGGGCGCCACGCCCAAGCAGATCTCGATGATCTCGGCCGTCGAGTCGACGGTCGCCGCGGTGGTCGGCATGGTCGCCGGTCTGGGGGTGTTCTTCCTGATCCGCCCCGTCATGTCGGCGACCAGCTTCACCCCCGACCGGTTCTTCACCAGCGACCTGTCCCTCAGCCCGGCCAACCTCCTGCTGGTCGTGGTCGGCGTCCCGGTGGCCGCAGCACTCTCCGCCCGGATCGCCCTGCGCCGGGTGCAGATCTCCCCGCTGGGCGTGACCCGCAAGGTCACCCCGCGCCCGCCCCGGGCCTACCGGGTGATCCCGCTGGCCGCGGGAATCGCCGAGCTGGCGTACTTCGTCGGCCGGGACCCCAAGACCACCACCGGCCAGATCCAGGCCTTTGTGCCGGGAATCCTGCTGGTGCTGGGCGGGCTGGTCATCGCCGGACCGTGGCTGACCATGGCCGGAGCCCGGCTGATGGCCAGCCACGCGCGCCGGCCGGCCCTGCTGGTCGCCGGGCGCCGGCTCTCGGACGACCCCCGAGCGGGCTTCCGGGCGGTCAGCGGGCTGATCCTCGCCCTCTGCATCACCAGCGGGGCAGTCGGCATCATCACCTCGCTGGTCGCCGAGCGCCATCTGCCGAAGGGCAGCGAGGCGGTCAGCACCAGCCTGGTCGACGACTTCACCCACGGCCTCTCCCCCGACCGTCAGCCGATCGGGGCCCTGGCCCCGCTCACGGACACGGCACTGGCGCAGTTGCGCGCGATCCCAGGAATCCAGGGCGTGACGGAGATCCGCACCAACCCGCTGGGCACCATCGACCCCAGCGAGGGCAAGCTCCCGCCGGGGGTGAAGCCCTGGGTCGCCGGCCTGGCGTCCTGCGCCCAGCTCGCCAGCACGCCGGCGTTCAGCGTGTGCCCGGCCGGGGCCGAGGCGGCGTCGGTCGCCCCACACTTCGAGAACATCGGCTTCGATCCGGGGGACTGGCCCGCGCTCTGGCCCGCCGCCGCCATCTCCGCCGAGCAGCTCCAGAGCCTGCCCGTCCAGGAGATCGTGGTGGCCACGGACGGATCGGTGACGGCGACCGAGCAGGCACGTACCGCGCTCGCGAACGCCTATCCCACCGAGCGCCCGCCGACGACCATCAGCGAGGAACGCAACTGGCAGTACTCGGAGCTGGCCCTGTACCAGCGGTTGGCCGACGTGGTGATCGTCGTCAGCTTCCCGATCGCCGGCTGCAGCCTCGCGGTGAGCGTGGCCGGCGGCCTGAGCGACCGCAAACGTCCGTTCAGCCTGCTGCGGCTGACCGGCGTACGGCTCGGGGTGCTGCGGCGGATCGTCCTGCTGGAGAGCGCGGTACCGCTGCTGGTGGTCTCCGTGGTGGCGATCGGGATGGGGTTCCTGTCCGCGCAGCTGTTCCTGCAGGCGCAGTTCGGCTACTCGGTGCGGGCGCCGGGCGTCGAGTACTACGTGATCACCACACTCGGGCTGGCCGCCTCGCTCGGGGTCATCGCGTCCACCCTGCCGCTGCTGCGCCGGATCACCGGCCCCGAAGTCGCCCGCAACGACTGA